In a genomic window of Urocitellus parryii isolate mUroPar1 chromosome 11, mUroPar1.hap1, whole genome shotgun sequence:
- the LOC113192634 gene encoding olfactory receptor 11A1-like: MVIPSWENQTVIVEFVLRGFSSILHLNISLFVMFLVFYILTLSGNTLIVLLVLFNHPLHTPMYFFLVNLSFLEIWYTSNIVPKMLLIILAQQKTISVAGCLAQFYFFGSLAATECLLLAVMSYDRYLAICQPLRYPLLMTGPLCLRLAAGSWLSCFLLTSITLVLLCRLTFCGPNEIDHFFCDFTPLVHLSCVDASLTETIAFATSSAVTLVPFLLITASYSCILASILRIPSGIGRRKAFSTCSSHIMVVTVFYGTLIATYLVPSANSSPLLRKGFSLLYTILTPMSNPIIYSLRNRDIHEALKKCLRKKSGSLR, from the coding sequence ATGGTGATCCCATCTTGGGAAAACCAGACAGTGATAGTAGAATTTGTGCTCCGAGGATTCTCTTCCATCCTACACCTAAATATTTCCCTCTTTGTGATGTTTTTAGTCTTCTACATCTTAACTctttctggaaacaccctcattgTCCTGCTAGTTTTGTTCAACCAccccctccacacccccatgtacttcttcctggtGAACTTGTCCTTTCTGGAGATCTGGTACACCTCCAACATCGTCCCCAAGATGTTGCTGATTATCCTAGCCCAACAGAAGACCATCTCTGTGGCTGGCTGCCTGGCACAGTTCTACTTCTTTGGATCTTTGGCTGCCACCGAGTGCCTCTTGCTTGCTGTGATGTCCTATGACCGCTACCTGGCCATCTGCCAACCTCTCCGCTACCCCCTCCTCATGACTGGCCCCCTCTGCCTCAGGTTGGCTGCTGGTTCTTGGCTCTCCTGCTTCCTTCTCACATCAATCACCCTGGTCCTGCTGTGTAGACTCACCTTCTGTGGACCTAATGAAATCGATCACTTCTTTTGTGACTTCACCCCTCTGGTCCATCTTTCCTGCGTGGACGCCTCACTGACTGAGACCATTGCCTTCGCCACCTCTTCTGCAGTGACTCTGGTCCCATTTCTCCTCATCACAGCCTCCTACTCCTGCATCCTTGCCTCTATCCTAAGAATCCCATCGGGCATAGGCCGGaggaaggccttctccacctgctcttCCCACATCATGGTGGTCACGGTGTTTTATGGGACACTGATTGCCACTTACCTCGTACCCTCAGCCAACTCTTCCCCACTCTTGCGCAAGGGGTTCTCTCTGCTTTACACCATCCTGACACCCATGTCCAACCCcatcatctacagcctgaggaataGAGACATCCATGAAGCTCTGAAGAAGTGTTTGAGAAAGAAATCTGGTTCACTCAGATGA